The proteins below are encoded in one region of Gadus macrocephalus chromosome 14, ASM3116895v1:
- the LOC132471831 gene encoding kinesin-like protein KIF23 isoform X10, with amino-acid sequence MQRQGKAKTPRRPGHKKTSNTEKDPVGVYCRIRPLGADDEECCVEMISNTTIQLHPPDGLKANRNGDFKETQYSFKKVFGIQTTQKELFEDVAKPLIEDLIQCKNGLLFTYGVTGSGKTFTMTGSPGQGGLLPRSLDMLFNSISPYQAKRYVFKPDDKNGLEIQSQVDALLERQKRENMQSVPKTPVSSRQKADPEFADMISPEQACKYDSVDEDSSYSVFVSYIEIYNNYIYDLLEDAPFDPIRPKTPQSKILREDQNHNMYVAGCVEVEVKSTEEAFEVFWKGQKKRRIANTQLNRESSRSHSVFIVKLAQAPLDADGDHILQDKNQVNVSQLCLVDLAGSERTSRTRAEGNRLREAGNINQSLMTLRTCIEVLRENQMCGTNKMVPYRDSKVTHLFKNYFDGEGKVRMIVCVNPKADDYDETMLVMRFAEMTQEVEVARPVDRAIYALPAGRRHRNQAFKEELSRRLEERGGPSNPDDPELMNQLIDSLPALPACELLDATDDQTLPRLVEVLERRHRIRQMMTKQFSKAAITLKSMLQDFDSNFSAKENFIHDQRGKLGEKDKVISSQKTELERLENKSKTLEYKIDILQKTTNIYEEDKRSLQQELETREQRLHRELSERKRMEQRMQGMVADTKHKWEKECERRVNAKQLEMQNQLWVKDEKLKQLKAIVTESSSGSAGGGPTERPDKPQRPSREKDRPATQKRSASPSPMPTAPPVHQRHRRSHSTGGEKWVDHTPSTNLELDTVMQPIIPNAIKVSAPSEKALAKCHKYVLTHQELASDGEIHTKLIKGDVFKTRGGGQAVQFTDIETLKQECPTASSRKRRSGSGTDDQENRVPAASSSHVYQKRRKP; translated from the exons ATGCAGCGACAAGG AAAGGCGAAGACTCCCCGGCGTCCCGGCCATAAGAAGACGTCAAACACAGAGAAAGATCCAGTTGGG GTGTACTGCCGGATACGTCCACTTGGAGCAGATGATGAAGAATGTTGTGTTGAAATGATCAGTAACACCACTATTCAGCTGCATCCCCCTGACGGCCTTAAAGCAAACCGAAATGGTGACTTCAAAGAA aCTCAGTACTCGTTCAAAAAGGTTTTTGGAATTCAAACAACCCAAAAGGAGCTGTTTGAGGATGTGGCCAAGCCACTGATTGAGGACCTCATTCAGTGTAAGAATG GTCTGCTGTTTACATATGGCGTCACTGGAAGCGGCAAGACCTTCACCATGACGGGCTCACCAGGACAAGGAGGGCTTCTGCCCCGCTCCCTGGACATGCTCTTCAACAGCATCAGCCCCTACCAGGCCAAGAGATAT GTGTTTAAACCTGATGATAAAAATGGATTGGAGATCCAAAGCCAAGTGGATGCCCTACTGGAGAGACAGAAGAGGGAAAACATGCAGTCTGTCCCAAAAACACCCGTGTCAAG CAGACAAAAGGCTGACCCGGAGTTTGCAGACATGATCAGTCCAGAGCAGGCGTGTAAATATGACAGCGTGGATGAGGACAGCTCCTACAGTGTTTTTGTGTCCTACATTGAGATCTACAACAACTACATCTATGATCTCCTAGAGGATGCTCCATTCGATCCCATCAGACCAAA AACTCCCCAGTCCAAGATTTTGCGTGAAGATCAGAATCATAACATGTACGTTGCTGGCTgtgtagaggtggaggtgaagtcCACTGAGGAGGCCTTTGAAGTCTTTTGGAAGG GTCAAAAGAAACGAAGAATCGCAAATACACAGCTGAACCGCGAGTCCAGTCGCTCTCACAGTGTGTTCATCGTGAAGCTGGCTCAGGCTCCTCTTGACGCAGATGGAGACCACATTTTACAA GATAAGAACCAAGTGAACGTGAGCCAGCTGTGTCTGGTGGACTTGGCTGGTAGTGAACGCACTAGCAGAACCAGAGCCGAGGGTAACCGCCTACGAGAAGCAG GCAACATCAACCAATCCTTGATGACACTGCGCACATGCATAGAAGTACTAAGAGAGAATCAAATGTGTGGAACAAATAAG ATGGTGCCATACAGAGACTCCAAAGTAACACATCTGTTCAAAAACTACTTTGACGGAGAGGGAAAAGTCAGGATGATTGTCTGTGTCAACCCCAAAGCTGATGATTATGATGAAACTATG TTGGTGATGCGCTTTGCGGAGATGActcaggaagtggaggtagCCCGTCCTGTTGACCGGGCAATATATGCTCTTCCAGCTGGTCGCAGACACAGGAACCAGGCCTTCAAGGAAGAGCTGTCCCGCCGTCTCGAAGAGCGAGGGGGCCCATCAAATCCTG ACGACCCAGAACTGATGAACCAGCTCATTGACAGTCTCCCAGCCCTCCCGGCATGTGAACTGCTCGACGCAACCGATGACCAGACCCTGCCTCGCCTCGTTGAGGTCCTGGAGAGGAGGCATCGCATCCGCCAGATGATGACCAAGCAGTTCAGCAAAGCAG CAATCACACTGAAGTCCATGCTGCAGGACTTCGATAGCAATTTTTCTGCCAAAGAGAACTTCATCCATGATCAGCGAGGCAAACTGGGCGAGAAGGACAAAGTCATATCCAGTCAGAAGACTGAGCTGGAACGTTTGGAAAACAAATCCAAAACGCTTGAGTACAAG ATTGACATCCTGCAGAAGACCACCAACATCTATGAGGAGGACAAGCGGTCCCTCCAGCAGGAGCTGGAGACGCGGGAGCAGAGGCTACATCGGGAGCTGTCCGAGAGGAAGCGCATGGAGCAGCGCATGCAGGGCATGGTTGCTGACACAAAACACAAGTGGGAGAAGGAGTGT GAGCGGCGAGTGAACGCTAAACAGCTGGAGATGCAGAACCAGTTGTGGGTGAAGGACGAGAAGCTGAAGCAGCTCAAGGCCATTGTGACGGAGAGCAGCAGCGGCTCTGCAGGCGGTGGTCCCACAGAGCGTCCAGACAAACCTCAAAGGCCATCCAGGGAGAAAGACCGCCCAGCGACTCAGAAGAGATCGGCCTCACCATCGCCGATGCCT ACTGCCCCCCCAGTTCATCAGCGGCACAGACGTTCACATTCCACGGGTGGGGAGAAATGGGTAGACCACACACCGTCGACTAATTTGGAGCTAGACACTGTGATGCAGCCAATCATACCCAATGCAATCAAGGTGTCGGCCCCCAGTGAGAAAGCCCTGGCTAAATGCCACAAATACGTGCTCACCCATCAGGAGCTTGCCTCTGATGGGGAGATTCACACCAAGCTGATTAAG GGCGATGTGTTTAAGACAAGGGGAGGGGGTCAAGCGGTGCAATTCACCGACATCGAGACACTGAAACAGGAGTGCCCAACTGCTTCAAG TCGTAagaggaggtctggctctggaacTGATGACCAGGAGAACAGG GTGCCTGCGGCTAGTTCAAGTCATGTCTACCAAAA ACGGAGAAAGCCTTAG
- the LOC132471831 gene encoding kinesin-like protein KIF23 isoform X9, whose product MQRQGKAKTPRRPGHKKTSNTEKDPVGVYCRIRPLGADDEECCVEMISNTTIQLHPPDGLKANRNGDFKETQYSFKKVFGIQTTQKELFEDVAKPLIEDLIQCKNGLLFTYGVTGSGKTFTMTGSPGQGGLLPRSLDMLFNSISPYQAKRYVFKPDDKNGLEIQSQVDALLERQKRENMQSVPKTPVSRQKADPEFADMISPEQACKYDSVDEDSSYSVFVSYIEIYNNYIYDLLEDAPFDPIRPKTPQSKILREDQNHNMYVAGCVEVEVKSTEEAFEVFWKGQKKRRIANTQLNRESSRSHSVFIVKLAQAPLDADGDHILQDKNQVNVSQLCLVDLAGSERTSRTRAEGNRLREAGNINQSLMTLRTCIEVLRENQMCGTNKMVPYRDSKVTHLFKNYFDGEGKVRMIVCVNPKADDYDETMLVMRFAEMTQEVEVARPVDRAIYALPAGRRHRNQAFKEELSRRLEERGGPSNPDDPELMNQLIDSLPALPACELLDATDDQTLPRLVEVLERRHRIRQMMTKQFSKAAITLKSMLQDFDSNFSAKENFIHDQRGKLGEKDKVISSQKTELERLENKSKTLEYKIDILQKTTNIYEEDKRSLQQELETREQRLHRELSERKRMEQRMQGMVADTKHKWEKECERRVNAKQLEMQNQLWVKDEKLKQLKAIVTESSSGSAGGGPTERPDKPQRPSREKDRPATQKRSASPSPMPTAPPVHQRHRRSHSTGGEKWVDHTPSTNLELDTVMQPIIPNAIKVSAPSEKALAKCHKYVLTHQELASDGEIHTKLIKGDVFKTRGGGQAVQFTDIETLKQECPTASSSRKRRSGSGTDDQENRVPAASSSHVYQKRRKP is encoded by the exons ATGCAGCGACAAGG AAAGGCGAAGACTCCCCGGCGTCCCGGCCATAAGAAGACGTCAAACACAGAGAAAGATCCAGTTGGG GTGTACTGCCGGATACGTCCACTTGGAGCAGATGATGAAGAATGTTGTGTTGAAATGATCAGTAACACCACTATTCAGCTGCATCCCCCTGACGGCCTTAAAGCAAACCGAAATGGTGACTTCAAAGAA aCTCAGTACTCGTTCAAAAAGGTTTTTGGAATTCAAACAACCCAAAAGGAGCTGTTTGAGGATGTGGCCAAGCCACTGATTGAGGACCTCATTCAGTGTAAGAATG GTCTGCTGTTTACATATGGCGTCACTGGAAGCGGCAAGACCTTCACCATGACGGGCTCACCAGGACAAGGAGGGCTTCTGCCCCGCTCCCTGGACATGCTCTTCAACAGCATCAGCCCCTACCAGGCCAAGAGATAT GTGTTTAAACCTGATGATAAAAATGGATTGGAGATCCAAAGCCAAGTGGATGCCCTACTGGAGAGACAGAAGAGGGAAAACATGCAGTCTGTCCCAAAAACACCCGTGTCAAG ACAAAAGGCTGACCCGGAGTTTGCAGACATGATCAGTCCAGAGCAGGCGTGTAAATATGACAGCGTGGATGAGGACAGCTCCTACAGTGTTTTTGTGTCCTACATTGAGATCTACAACAACTACATCTATGATCTCCTAGAGGATGCTCCATTCGATCCCATCAGACCAAA AACTCCCCAGTCCAAGATTTTGCGTGAAGATCAGAATCATAACATGTACGTTGCTGGCTgtgtagaggtggaggtgaagtcCACTGAGGAGGCCTTTGAAGTCTTTTGGAAGG GTCAAAAGAAACGAAGAATCGCAAATACACAGCTGAACCGCGAGTCCAGTCGCTCTCACAGTGTGTTCATCGTGAAGCTGGCTCAGGCTCCTCTTGACGCAGATGGAGACCACATTTTACAA GATAAGAACCAAGTGAACGTGAGCCAGCTGTGTCTGGTGGACTTGGCTGGTAGTGAACGCACTAGCAGAACCAGAGCCGAGGGTAACCGCCTACGAGAAGCAG GCAACATCAACCAATCCTTGATGACACTGCGCACATGCATAGAAGTACTAAGAGAGAATCAAATGTGTGGAACAAATAAG ATGGTGCCATACAGAGACTCCAAAGTAACACATCTGTTCAAAAACTACTTTGACGGAGAGGGAAAAGTCAGGATGATTGTCTGTGTCAACCCCAAAGCTGATGATTATGATGAAACTATG TTGGTGATGCGCTTTGCGGAGATGActcaggaagtggaggtagCCCGTCCTGTTGACCGGGCAATATATGCTCTTCCAGCTGGTCGCAGACACAGGAACCAGGCCTTCAAGGAAGAGCTGTCCCGCCGTCTCGAAGAGCGAGGGGGCCCATCAAATCCTG ACGACCCAGAACTGATGAACCAGCTCATTGACAGTCTCCCAGCCCTCCCGGCATGTGAACTGCTCGACGCAACCGATGACCAGACCCTGCCTCGCCTCGTTGAGGTCCTGGAGAGGAGGCATCGCATCCGCCAGATGATGACCAAGCAGTTCAGCAAAGCAG CAATCACACTGAAGTCCATGCTGCAGGACTTCGATAGCAATTTTTCTGCCAAAGAGAACTTCATCCATGATCAGCGAGGCAAACTGGGCGAGAAGGACAAAGTCATATCCAGTCAGAAGACTGAGCTGGAACGTTTGGAAAACAAATCCAAAACGCTTGAGTACAAG ATTGACATCCTGCAGAAGACCACCAACATCTATGAGGAGGACAAGCGGTCCCTCCAGCAGGAGCTGGAGACGCGGGAGCAGAGGCTACATCGGGAGCTGTCCGAGAGGAAGCGCATGGAGCAGCGCATGCAGGGCATGGTTGCTGACACAAAACACAAGTGGGAGAAGGAGTGT GAGCGGCGAGTGAACGCTAAACAGCTGGAGATGCAGAACCAGTTGTGGGTGAAGGACGAGAAGCTGAAGCAGCTCAAGGCCATTGTGACGGAGAGCAGCAGCGGCTCTGCAGGCGGTGGTCCCACAGAGCGTCCAGACAAACCTCAAAGGCCATCCAGGGAGAAAGACCGCCCAGCGACTCAGAAGAGATCGGCCTCACCATCGCCGATGCCT ACTGCCCCCCCAGTTCATCAGCGGCACAGACGTTCACATTCCACGGGTGGGGAGAAATGGGTAGACCACACACCGTCGACTAATTTGGAGCTAGACACTGTGATGCAGCCAATCATACCCAATGCAATCAAGGTGTCGGCCCCCAGTGAGAAAGCCCTGGCTAAATGCCACAAATACGTGCTCACCCATCAGGAGCTTGCCTCTGATGGGGAGATTCACACCAAGCTGATTAAG GGCGATGTGTTTAAGACAAGGGGAGGGGGTCAAGCGGTGCAATTCACCGACATCGAGACACTGAAACAGGAGTGCCCAACTGCTTCAAG tagTCGTAagaggaggtctggctctggaacTGATGACCAGGAGAACAGG GTGCCTGCGGCTAGTTCAAGTCATGTCTACCAAAA ACGGAGAAAGCCTTAG
- the LOC132471831 gene encoding kinesin-like protein KIF23 isoform X8 gives MQRQGKAKTPRRPGHKKTSNTEKDPVGVYCRIRPLGADDEECCVEMISNTTIQLHPPDGLKANRNGDFKETQYSFKKVFGIQTTQKELFEDVAKPLIEDLIQCKNGLLFTYGVTGSGKTFTMTGSPGQGGLLPRSLDMLFNSISPYQAKRYVFKPDDKNGLEIQSQVDALLERQKRENMQSVPKTPVSSRQKADPEFADMISPEQACKYDSVDEDSSYSVFVSYIEIYNNYIYDLLEDAPFDPIRPKWLGGGTPVRNTEFVTPQSKILREDQNHNMYVAGCVEVEVKSTEEAFEVFWKGQKKRRIANTQLNRESSRSHSVFIVKLAQAPLDADGDHILQDKNQVNVSQLCLVDLAGSERTSRTRAEGNRLREAGNINQSLMTLRTCIEVLRENQMCGTNKMVPYRDSKVTHLFKNYFDGEGKVRMIVCVNPKADDYDETMLVMRFAEMTQEVEVARPVDRAIYALPAGRRHRNQAFKEELSRRLEERGGPSNPDDPELMNQLIDSLPALPACELLDATDDQTLPRLVEVLERRHRIRQMMTKQFSKAAITLKSMLQDFDSNFSAKENFIHDQRGKLGEKDKVISSQKTELERLENKSKTLEYKIDILQKTTNIYEEDKRSLQQELETREQRLHRELSERKRMEQRMQGMVADTKHKWEKECERRVNAKQLEMQNQLWVKDEKLKQLKAIVTESSSGSAGGGPTERPDKPQRPSREKDRPATQKRSASPSPMPTAPPVHQRHRRSHSTGGEKWVDHTPSTNLELDTVMQPIIPNAIKVSAPSEKALAKCHKYVLTHQELASDGEIHTKLIKGDVFKTRGGGQAVQFTDIETLKQECPTASSSRKRRSGSGTDDQENRVPAASSSHVYQKRRKP, from the exons ATGCAGCGACAAGG AAAGGCGAAGACTCCCCGGCGTCCCGGCCATAAGAAGACGTCAAACACAGAGAAAGATCCAGTTGGG GTGTACTGCCGGATACGTCCACTTGGAGCAGATGATGAAGAATGTTGTGTTGAAATGATCAGTAACACCACTATTCAGCTGCATCCCCCTGACGGCCTTAAAGCAAACCGAAATGGTGACTTCAAAGAA aCTCAGTACTCGTTCAAAAAGGTTTTTGGAATTCAAACAACCCAAAAGGAGCTGTTTGAGGATGTGGCCAAGCCACTGATTGAGGACCTCATTCAGTGTAAGAATG GTCTGCTGTTTACATATGGCGTCACTGGAAGCGGCAAGACCTTCACCATGACGGGCTCACCAGGACAAGGAGGGCTTCTGCCCCGCTCCCTGGACATGCTCTTCAACAGCATCAGCCCCTACCAGGCCAAGAGATAT GTGTTTAAACCTGATGATAAAAATGGATTGGAGATCCAAAGCCAAGTGGATGCCCTACTGGAGAGACAGAAGAGGGAAAACATGCAGTCTGTCCCAAAAACACCCGTGTCAAG CAGACAAAAGGCTGACCCGGAGTTTGCAGACATGATCAGTCCAGAGCAGGCGTGTAAATATGACAGCGTGGATGAGGACAGCTCCTACAGTGTTTTTGTGTCCTACATTGAGATCTACAACAACTACATCTATGATCTCCTAGAGGATGCTCCATTCGATCCCATCAGACCAAA GTGGCTTGGTGGAGGCACACCTGTACGGAACActgagtttgt AACTCCCCAGTCCAAGATTTTGCGTGAAGATCAGAATCATAACATGTACGTTGCTGGCTgtgtagaggtggaggtgaagtcCACTGAGGAGGCCTTTGAAGTCTTTTGGAAGG GTCAAAAGAAACGAAGAATCGCAAATACACAGCTGAACCGCGAGTCCAGTCGCTCTCACAGTGTGTTCATCGTGAAGCTGGCTCAGGCTCCTCTTGACGCAGATGGAGACCACATTTTACAA GATAAGAACCAAGTGAACGTGAGCCAGCTGTGTCTGGTGGACTTGGCTGGTAGTGAACGCACTAGCAGAACCAGAGCCGAGGGTAACCGCCTACGAGAAGCAG GCAACATCAACCAATCCTTGATGACACTGCGCACATGCATAGAAGTACTAAGAGAGAATCAAATGTGTGGAACAAATAAG ATGGTGCCATACAGAGACTCCAAAGTAACACATCTGTTCAAAAACTACTTTGACGGAGAGGGAAAAGTCAGGATGATTGTCTGTGTCAACCCCAAAGCTGATGATTATGATGAAACTATG TTGGTGATGCGCTTTGCGGAGATGActcaggaagtggaggtagCCCGTCCTGTTGACCGGGCAATATATGCTCTTCCAGCTGGTCGCAGACACAGGAACCAGGCCTTCAAGGAAGAGCTGTCCCGCCGTCTCGAAGAGCGAGGGGGCCCATCAAATCCTG ACGACCCAGAACTGATGAACCAGCTCATTGACAGTCTCCCAGCCCTCCCGGCATGTGAACTGCTCGACGCAACCGATGACCAGACCCTGCCTCGCCTCGTTGAGGTCCTGGAGAGGAGGCATCGCATCCGCCAGATGATGACCAAGCAGTTCAGCAAAGCAG CAATCACACTGAAGTCCATGCTGCAGGACTTCGATAGCAATTTTTCTGCCAAAGAGAACTTCATCCATGATCAGCGAGGCAAACTGGGCGAGAAGGACAAAGTCATATCCAGTCAGAAGACTGAGCTGGAACGTTTGGAAAACAAATCCAAAACGCTTGAGTACAAG ATTGACATCCTGCAGAAGACCACCAACATCTATGAGGAGGACAAGCGGTCCCTCCAGCAGGAGCTGGAGACGCGGGAGCAGAGGCTACATCGGGAGCTGTCCGAGAGGAAGCGCATGGAGCAGCGCATGCAGGGCATGGTTGCTGACACAAAACACAAGTGGGAGAAGGAGTGT GAGCGGCGAGTGAACGCTAAACAGCTGGAGATGCAGAACCAGTTGTGGGTGAAGGACGAGAAGCTGAAGCAGCTCAAGGCCATTGTGACGGAGAGCAGCAGCGGCTCTGCAGGCGGTGGTCCCACAGAGCGTCCAGACAAACCTCAAAGGCCATCCAGGGAGAAAGACCGCCCAGCGACTCAGAAGAGATCGGCCTCACCATCGCCGATGCCT ACTGCCCCCCCAGTTCATCAGCGGCACAGACGTTCACATTCCACGGGTGGGGAGAAATGGGTAGACCACACACCGTCGACTAATTTGGAGCTAGACACTGTGATGCAGCCAATCATACCCAATGCAATCAAGGTGTCGGCCCCCAGTGAGAAAGCCCTGGCTAAATGCCACAAATACGTGCTCACCCATCAGGAGCTTGCCTCTGATGGGGAGATTCACACCAAGCTGATTAAG GGCGATGTGTTTAAGACAAGGGGAGGGGGTCAAGCGGTGCAATTCACCGACATCGAGACACTGAAACAGGAGTGCCCAACTGCTTCAAG tagTCGTAagaggaggtctggctctggaacTGATGACCAGGAGAACAGG GTGCCTGCGGCTAGTTCAAGTCATGTCTACCAAAA ACGGAGAAAGCCTTAG
- the LOC132471831 gene encoding kinesin-like protein KIF23 isoform X13 — protein sequence MQRQGKAKTPRRPGHKKTSNTEKDPVGVYCRIRPLGADDEECCVEMISNTTIQLHPPDGLKANRNGDFKETQYSFKKVFGIQTTQKELFEDVAKPLIEDLIQCKNGLLFTYGVTGSGKTFTMTGSPGQGGLLPRSLDMLFNSISPYQAKRYVFKPDDKNGLEIQSQVDALLERQKRENMQSVPKTPVSRQKADPEFADMISPEQACKYDSVDEDSSYSVFVSYIEIYNNYIYDLLEDAPFDPIRPKTPQSKILREDQNHNMYVAGCVEVEVKSTEEAFEVFWKGQKKRRIANTQLNRESSRSHSVFIVKLAQAPLDADGDHILQDKNQVNVSQLCLVDLAGSERTSRTRAEGNRLREAGNINQSLMTLRTCIEVLRENQMCGTNKMVPYRDSKVTHLFKNYFDGEGKVRMIVCVNPKADDYDETMLVMRFAEMTQEVEVARPVDRAIYALPAGRRHRNQAFKEELSRRLEERGGPSNPDDPELMNQLIDSLPALPACELLDATDDQTLPRLVEVLERRHRIRQMMTKQFSKAAITLKSMLQDFDSNFSAKENFIHDQRGKLGEKDKVISSQKTELERLENKSKTLEYKIDILQKTTNIYEEDKRSLQQELETREQRLHRELSERKRMEQRMQGMVADTKHKWEKECERRVNAKQLEMQNQLWVKDEKLKQLKAIVTESSSGSAGGGPTERPDKPQRPSREKDRPATQKRSASPSPMPGDVFKTRGGGQAVQFTDIETLKQECPTASSSRKRRSGSGTDDQENRVPAASSSHVYQKRRKP from the exons ATGCAGCGACAAGG AAAGGCGAAGACTCCCCGGCGTCCCGGCCATAAGAAGACGTCAAACACAGAGAAAGATCCAGTTGGG GTGTACTGCCGGATACGTCCACTTGGAGCAGATGATGAAGAATGTTGTGTTGAAATGATCAGTAACACCACTATTCAGCTGCATCCCCCTGACGGCCTTAAAGCAAACCGAAATGGTGACTTCAAAGAA aCTCAGTACTCGTTCAAAAAGGTTTTTGGAATTCAAACAACCCAAAAGGAGCTGTTTGAGGATGTGGCCAAGCCACTGATTGAGGACCTCATTCAGTGTAAGAATG GTCTGCTGTTTACATATGGCGTCACTGGAAGCGGCAAGACCTTCACCATGACGGGCTCACCAGGACAAGGAGGGCTTCTGCCCCGCTCCCTGGACATGCTCTTCAACAGCATCAGCCCCTACCAGGCCAAGAGATAT GTGTTTAAACCTGATGATAAAAATGGATTGGAGATCCAAAGCCAAGTGGATGCCCTACTGGAGAGACAGAAGAGGGAAAACATGCAGTCTGTCCCAAAAACACCCGTGTCAAG ACAAAAGGCTGACCCGGAGTTTGCAGACATGATCAGTCCAGAGCAGGCGTGTAAATATGACAGCGTGGATGAGGACAGCTCCTACAGTGTTTTTGTGTCCTACATTGAGATCTACAACAACTACATCTATGATCTCCTAGAGGATGCTCCATTCGATCCCATCAGACCAAA AACTCCCCAGTCCAAGATTTTGCGTGAAGATCAGAATCATAACATGTACGTTGCTGGCTgtgtagaggtggaggtgaagtcCACTGAGGAGGCCTTTGAAGTCTTTTGGAAGG GTCAAAAGAAACGAAGAATCGCAAATACACAGCTGAACCGCGAGTCCAGTCGCTCTCACAGTGTGTTCATCGTGAAGCTGGCTCAGGCTCCTCTTGACGCAGATGGAGACCACATTTTACAA GATAAGAACCAAGTGAACGTGAGCCAGCTGTGTCTGGTGGACTTGGCTGGTAGTGAACGCACTAGCAGAACCAGAGCCGAGGGTAACCGCCTACGAGAAGCAG GCAACATCAACCAATCCTTGATGACACTGCGCACATGCATAGAAGTACTAAGAGAGAATCAAATGTGTGGAACAAATAAG ATGGTGCCATACAGAGACTCCAAAGTAACACATCTGTTCAAAAACTACTTTGACGGAGAGGGAAAAGTCAGGATGATTGTCTGTGTCAACCCCAAAGCTGATGATTATGATGAAACTATG TTGGTGATGCGCTTTGCGGAGATGActcaggaagtggaggtagCCCGTCCTGTTGACCGGGCAATATATGCTCTTCCAGCTGGTCGCAGACACAGGAACCAGGCCTTCAAGGAAGAGCTGTCCCGCCGTCTCGAAGAGCGAGGGGGCCCATCAAATCCTG ACGACCCAGAACTGATGAACCAGCTCATTGACAGTCTCCCAGCCCTCCCGGCATGTGAACTGCTCGACGCAACCGATGACCAGACCCTGCCTCGCCTCGTTGAGGTCCTGGAGAGGAGGCATCGCATCCGCCAGATGATGACCAAGCAGTTCAGCAAAGCAG CAATCACACTGAAGTCCATGCTGCAGGACTTCGATAGCAATTTTTCTGCCAAAGAGAACTTCATCCATGATCAGCGAGGCAAACTGGGCGAGAAGGACAAAGTCATATCCAGTCAGAAGACTGAGCTGGAACGTTTGGAAAACAAATCCAAAACGCTTGAGTACAAG ATTGACATCCTGCAGAAGACCACCAACATCTATGAGGAGGACAAGCGGTCCCTCCAGCAGGAGCTGGAGACGCGGGAGCAGAGGCTACATCGGGAGCTGTCCGAGAGGAAGCGCATGGAGCAGCGCATGCAGGGCATGGTTGCTGACACAAAACACAAGTGGGAGAAGGAGTGT GAGCGGCGAGTGAACGCTAAACAGCTGGAGATGCAGAACCAGTTGTGGGTGAAGGACGAGAAGCTGAAGCAGCTCAAGGCCATTGTGACGGAGAGCAGCAGCGGCTCTGCAGGCGGTGGTCCCACAGAGCGTCCAGACAAACCTCAAAGGCCATCCAGGGAGAAAGACCGCCCAGCGACTCAGAAGAGATCGGCCTCACCATCGCCGATGCCT GGCGATGTGTTTAAGACAAGGGGAGGGGGTCAAGCGGTGCAATTCACCGACATCGAGACACTGAAACAGGAGTGCCCAACTGCTTCAAG tagTCGTAagaggaggtctggctctggaacTGATGACCAGGAGAACAGG GTGCCTGCGGCTAGTTCAAGTCATGTCTACCAAAA ACGGAGAAAGCCTTAG